A window of Candidatus Pantoea floridensis contains these coding sequences:
- the kdsC gene encoding 3-deoxy-manno-octulosonate-8-phosphatase KdsC yields MSTETAMVETCYGPVSAAVMARAAQIRLLICDVDGVMSDGVIYMGNSGEELKAFNVRDGYGVRCLLTSGVEVAIITGRKAKLLEDRCKTLGITHLYQGQSDKLLAWRELLDKLSLSAEQVAYIGDDLIDWPVMAQAGLSVAVADAHPILLPRAHYVTRIAGGRGAVRELCDLILIAQNKFEDAIGQSI; encoded by the coding sequence ATGAGTACTGAAACGGCGATGGTCGAGACTTGCTACGGTCCAGTGAGCGCAGCGGTGATGGCACGTGCCGCGCAGATTCGCCTGCTGATTTGTGATGTCGACGGCGTGATGTCCGATGGCGTGATTTATATGGGGAACAGCGGTGAAGAGCTAAAAGCTTTTAACGTACGCGATGGCTATGGCGTGCGTTGCCTGCTGACCTCCGGCGTCGAAGTGGCTATTATTACCGGCCGCAAAGCAAAACTGCTGGAAGATCGCTGTAAAACGCTCGGCATTACGCATCTTTACCAGGGACAATCGGATAAGCTTTTGGCCTGGCGTGAACTCCTGGATAAACTGTCGTTATCTGCCGAACAGGTGGCGTACATCGGTGACGATCTGATCGACTGGCCAGTAATGGCGCAGGCAGGTTTGAGCGTTGCCGTGGCGGATGCCCACCCGATTTTGCTGCCGCGCGCGCATTATGTTACCCGCATTGCCGGTGGCCGCGGCGCAGTACGTGAGTTGTGCGATCTGATTTTGATTGCGCAGAACAAATTTGAGGATGCCATAGGGCAATCAATATGA
- the ptsN gene encoding PTS IIA-like nitrogen regulatory protein PtsN gives MNNDLTLELSSVLSLDCTRSGVHCQSKKRALEIISELAAKQLNLPHQTLFEAILTRERMGSTGIGNGIAIPHGKLEEDTLRAVGVFISLDQPIAFDAVDNQPVDLLFALLVPADQCKTHLHTLSLVAKRLADKTVCRRLRAAQSDEELYAIITEAQEAHS, from the coding sequence ATGAACAACGATCTGACACTGGAATTGAGCTCGGTCCTTTCACTGGACTGTACCCGTAGCGGCGTACACTGCCAGAGTAAAAAACGCGCGCTGGAAATTATCAGCGAGCTAGCAGCGAAGCAGCTCAATCTGCCGCACCAGACGCTTTTCGAAGCAATCCTGACCCGCGAACGCATGGGCAGCACCGGCATTGGCAACGGCATTGCTATCCCACACGGCAAGTTGGAAGAAGATACATTGCGCGCCGTAGGGGTGTTTATCAGCCTTGATCAGCCCATCGCTTTCGATGCGGTTGATAACCAGCCGGTTGACCTGCTGTTTGCCCTTCTGGTACCCGCGGACCAGTGTAAAACCCACTTGCACACGCTTTCGCTTGTTGCTAAACGCCTGGCGGACAAAACGGTCTGCCGCCGTTTACGTGCAGCACAGAGCGATGAAGAGCTCTACGCCATTATCACAGAAGCTCAGGAAGCACACTCTTAA
- the mtgA gene encoding monofunctional biosynthetic peptidoglycan transglycosylase yields the protein MSKSKGKLGKRIKVLIAKVLLAWLGMWLAGILLFAFLPVPFSAVMVERQIGAWFTGHFDYVAHSDWVSMDEISPWMALAVIASEDQKFPEHWGFDVDAIQSVLDNEGNERMRGASTLSQQTAKNLFLWDGRSWMRKGLEAGLTVGIETVWTKRRILTVYLNIAEFGNGVFGVEEASQRYFNKPASRLTMSEAALLAAVLPNPIRFRADAPSGYTRQRQQWIMRQMRQLGGEGFLNRYKLH from the coding sequence ATGAGCAAGAGTAAAGGGAAGCTGGGAAAACGTATTAAGGTACTGATTGCTAAAGTTCTGCTGGCCTGGTTGGGTATGTGGTTAGCGGGCATTCTGCTGTTTGCGTTCTTACCTGTGCCGTTTTCTGCAGTGATGGTAGAGCGACAAATCGGCGCCTGGTTTACCGGGCATTTTGATTATGTGGCGCACTCAGACTGGGTCAGCATGGACGAGATTTCTCCCTGGATGGCCCTGGCGGTGATCGCATCAGAAGATCAAAAATTTCCTGAGCATTGGGGTTTTGATGTTGATGCCATTCAATCAGTACTGGATAACGAGGGTAATGAGCGCATGCGCGGTGCCTCAACCTTATCCCAGCAAACGGCAAAAAATCTCTTCTTGTGGGATGGGCGGAGTTGGATGCGCAAAGGGCTGGAAGCGGGATTGACGGTGGGAATTGAAACCGTGTGGACGAAGCGCCGCATCCTGACGGTATATCTGAATATTGCAGAATTTGGTAACGGGGTATTCGGGGTGGAGGAAGCGTCGCAGCGCTACTTTAATAAGCCCGCTAGTCGCCTCACAATGTCAGAGGCGGCGCTGCTGGCGGCAGTGCTACCTAATCCGATTCGCTTCCGTGCCGATGCGCCTTCTGGCTACACGCGTCAGCGTCAGCAGTGGATTATGCGCCAGATGCGGCAGCTGGGCGGCGAGGGTTTTCTCAATCGCTACAAACTGCACTAA
- the lptB gene encoding LPS export ABC transporter ATP-binding protein yields the protein MATLIAENLAKAYKGRRVVEDVSLQVKSGEIVGLLGPNGAGKTTTFYMVVGIVPRDAGRIVIDDEDISILPLHARARRGIGYLPQEASIFRRLSVYDNLMAVLQIRDDLTEEQRQDRANELMEEFHIAHLRDSMGQALSGGERRRVEIARALAANPKFILLDEPFAGVDPISVIDIKKIIEHLRDSGLGVLITDHNVRETLAVCERAYIVSQGHLIAHGTPDEILVDEQVKRVYLGEEFRL from the coding sequence ATGGCCACACTGATCGCTGAAAACCTGGCGAAAGCCTACAAAGGCCGCCGCGTGGTGGAAGATGTTAGTCTGCAGGTAAAATCCGGCGAGATTGTCGGCCTGCTGGGCCCAAATGGTGCCGGTAAAACCACCACGTTTTACATGGTGGTTGGCATTGTGCCGCGCGATGCCGGCCGCATCGTGATTGATGATGAAGACATCAGCATTTTGCCGCTGCATGCACGTGCACGCCGCGGCATCGGCTATTTACCTCAGGAAGCCTCGATTTTCCGCCGCTTGAGCGTGTACGACAACCTGATGGCGGTGCTGCAGATTCGCGATGATCTGACCGAAGAGCAGCGCCAGGATCGTGCTAACGAACTGATGGAAGAGTTCCACATCGCGCATCTGCGTGACAGCATGGGCCAGGCGTTATCGGGCGGTGAGCGCCGTCGTGTGGAGATTGCGCGCGCGCTGGCGGCTAATCCGAAGTTTATCCTGCTGGATGAGCCTTTTGCCGGCGTTGACCCCATCTCCGTTATCGATATCAAGAAAATCATTGAGCATTTGCGTGACAGCGGCCTTGGCGTGCTGATTACCGACCACAACGTGCGTGAAACCCTCGCGGTGTGTGAACGCGCTTATATTGTTAGCCAGGGGCATTTGATTGCCCATGGCACACCTGATGAAATTCTTGTAGATGAGCAGGTTAAGCGTGTTTATTTGGGCGAAGAGTTCAGACTCTGA
- the rapZ gene encoding RNase adapter RapZ, producing the protein MVLMIVSGRSGSGKSVALRALEDMGFYCVDNLPVVLLPELANTLTERNISAAVSIDVRNMPESPEVFEAALNNLPDSFSPQLLFLDADRNTLIRRYSDTRRLHPLSSKNLSLESAIDEENDLLEPLRSRADLIIDTSEMSVHELAEMLRTRLLGKRERELTMVFESFGFKHGIPIDADYVFDVRFLPNPHWDPKLRPMTGLDRPVAAFLDRHTEVHNFIYQTRSYLELWLPMLETNNRSYLTVAIGCTGGKHRSVYIAEQLADYFRSRGKNVQSRHRTLEKRKS; encoded by the coding sequence ATGGTGCTGATGATCGTTAGCGGTCGGTCAGGCTCAGGAAAATCGGTTGCGCTCCGTGCTCTTGAAGACATGGGCTTTTACTGTGTCGATAACCTTCCGGTTGTGCTATTGCCGGAGCTGGCGAATACCTTAACCGAACGCAACATCTCTGCTGCGGTCAGCATTGACGTGCGTAATATGCCTGAATCGCCGGAAGTGTTTGAAGCCGCGCTCAACAATCTGCCCGACTCTTTCTCGCCGCAGTTGCTGTTTCTCGATGCCGATCGCAACACATTGATCCGTCGTTATAGCGATACGCGTCGCCTGCATCCGCTTTCCAGCAAAAATTTGTCGCTGGAGAGCGCCATCGATGAAGAGAACGATCTGCTGGAACCCTTGCGTTCACGCGCCGATCTGATTATCGATACGTCTGAGATGTCGGTTCATGAGCTGGCGGAGATGCTGCGTACCCGTCTGCTGGGTAAACGCGAGCGTGAATTAACCATGGTGTTTGAGTCATTTGGCTTCAAACACGGTATTCCGATCGATGCAGATTATGTGTTCGATGTGCGTTTTCTGCCGAACCCGCATTGGGATCCTAAGTTGCGTCCGATGACGGGCCTTGATCGGCCAGTAGCGGCATTCCTCGATCGTCATACTGAAGTGCATAACTTTATCTATCAAACGCGTAGCTATCTGGAATTGTGGCTGCCGATGCTGGAAACCAATAACCGCAGCTATCTTACTGTTGCCATCGGCTGCACCGGCGGCAAGCACCGTTCAGTGTATATTGCTGAACAACTGGCGGATTATTTCCGATCGCGCGGTAAAAATGTGCAGTCTCGCCATCGCACTTTGGAAAAACGCAAATCATGA
- a CDS encoding calcium/sodium antiporter has product MFVASALLFIGLILLVYGADRLVFSAAILCRSFGIPPLIIGMTVVSIGTSLPELIVSFSAAQHGQMDLAVGTALGSNITNILLILGGAALLHPLTVHSNLIRRELPLLLLVSLLSGIMLFDNYLSRLDGVALLLIALGYLLVVIRIARRAERDNNDTLTREQLAELPRDEAGNTVAFLWLAVALIILPMSTRMVIDNATVFADYFGVSELVMGLTLIAVGTSLPELATVVAGALKGEDDIAIGNLIGANIFNLAIVLGLPALIHPGSIDTHAFARDYWVMLAVSVLFALLCLLRKRRIGRIAGTLLLGGFIAWVLWLWLSPMVITSY; this is encoded by the coding sequence ATGTTCGTAGCCTCTGCCTTGCTGTTTATCGGATTGATTTTACTGGTTTACGGTGCCGACCGTCTGGTGTTTAGCGCCGCGATCCTGTGTCGATCCTTTGGCATCCCACCGCTAATCATTGGCATGACGGTGGTGAGCATTGGTACATCCTTACCGGAATTAATTGTCTCGTTCTCAGCAGCACAGCATGGACAGATGGATTTAGCCGTGGGAACCGCTCTCGGTTCTAACATTACGAATATTCTATTAATTCTTGGCGGCGCAGCGCTACTCCACCCCCTGACAGTACACTCCAATCTCATTCGGCGCGAACTGCCATTACTGCTGCTTGTCTCACTGCTCAGCGGCATCATGCTGTTTGATAATTATTTGAGCAGGCTTGATGGTGTGGCGTTGCTGCTCATCGCGCTGGGTTATCTGCTGGTGGTGATCCGCATTGCCCGCCGTGCCGAACGTGACAATAATGACACCCTAACCCGCGAACAGCTGGCCGAGCTGCCGCGCGATGAAGCGGGTAATACCGTGGCTTTTCTGTGGCTGGCCGTCGCGCTGATTATTTTACCGATGTCGACGCGTATGGTGATCGACAACGCGACGGTTTTTGCCGACTACTTCGGTGTGAGCGAACTGGTGATGGGTTTGACGCTGATTGCCGTCGGCACCAGCTTGCCTGAACTGGCAACGGTGGTAGCAGGCGCACTAAAAGGTGAAGATGATATTGCCATTGGTAATCTTATCGGAGCCAATATTTTTAACCTGGCGATTGTGCTCGGCCTGCCCGCACTGATTCATCCCGGCAGTATAGATACACACGCCTTTGCGCGTGATTATTGGGTAATGCTGGCCGTTAGCGTGCTGTTCGCCCTGCTCTGTCTGCTGCGTAAGCGGCGGATTGGCCGTATTGCAGGCACTCTATTATTAGGTGGATTTATCGCGTGGGTTCTGTGGCTATGGCTCAGCCCCATGGTTATCACAAGCTATTAA
- the npr gene encoding PTS phosphocarrier protein NPr — translation MTVKQTVEIRNKLGMHARPAMKLFELVQSFDAEVLLRNESGTEAEASSVIALLMLDSAKGGHIEIEASGPQEEQALAAVIELFEAGFDED, via the coding sequence ATGACCGTGAAACAAACCGTTGAGATTCGAAATAAGCTGGGCATGCATGCGCGTCCAGCGATGAAGCTGTTTGAGCTGGTACAAAGCTTTGATGCTGAAGTGCTGTTGCGCAATGAATCAGGTACCGAAGCCGAAGCTAGCAGCGTCATTGCGCTGCTCATGCTCGACTCGGCGAAAGGCGGTCATATCGAAATTGAAGCCAGCGGCCCGCAGGAAGAACAGGCGCTGGCGGCGGTTATCGAACTGTTTGAAGCGGGCTTTGACGAAGACTAA
- the lptA gene encoding lipopolysaccharide ABC transporter substrate-binding protein LptA: protein MKSKMNQNSLKLLLVSALLATSLPALALTGDSDKPVNIDSVNQALDLQGNVATFTGNVIVTQGSIKITADKVVVTRPGGDSKKTIVDAYGNPATFYQMQDSGKPVQGHASKLHYELANDFVELTGNAFIQQQDSNIKGDRITYLVKEQKMQAFSQGESKRVTTVLVPSQLQDKNGSSASPKKSN from the coding sequence ATGAAATCCAAAATGAACCAAAACAGCCTTAAGTTATTGCTGGTGAGTGCCCTGCTGGCAACGAGTTTGCCCGCCTTGGCGCTGACCGGCGACTCAGACAAGCCCGTTAATATTGACTCCGTTAATCAGGCGCTGGACCTGCAAGGCAACGTCGCGACCTTTACCGGCAACGTGATTGTTACCCAGGGTTCGATCAAGATTACCGCCGATAAAGTCGTGGTCACACGTCCTGGCGGCGACAGCAAGAAAACCATCGTTGATGCCTATGGTAATCCTGCCACCTTTTACCAAATGCAGGACAGCGGCAAGCCGGTTCAGGGCCATGCCAGTAAACTGCACTACGAATTGGCGAACGACTTTGTTGAGCTGACGGGCAATGCCTTTATTCAGCAGCAGGACAGCAATATTAAAGGCGATCGTATCACTTACCTGGTGAAAGAGCAGAAAATGCAGGCATTTAGCCAGGGTGAAAGTAAGCGTGTGACCACCGTTCTGGTACCGTCGCAGCTGCAGGATAAAAACGGCTCGTCCGCGAGCCCTAAAAAGAGTAATTGA
- the hpf gene encoding ribosome hibernation promoting factor produces MQLNLTGLNVEITEPLREFVNTKFAKLEHYFDHINQVYIVLKVEKVTQVADATLHVNGGELHATSEAEDMYAAIDGLIDKLSRQLTKHKDKLKKH; encoded by the coding sequence ATGCAGCTAAACCTGACCGGACTTAACGTTGAGATTACCGAACCTCTGCGTGAATTTGTAAATACCAAATTTGCCAAACTGGAACACTATTTTGATCATATCAATCAGGTTTATATTGTTCTAAAAGTAGAGAAGGTGACGCAGGTTGCGGACGCAACACTGCACGTCAACGGCGGAGAGCTGCACGCCACATCGGAAGCGGAAGACATGTACGCGGCCATCGACGGGTTAATCGATAAGCTTTCCCGTCAGTTGACCAAACATAAAGACAAACTGAAAAAACACTAA
- the kdsD gene encoding arabinose-5-phosphate isomerase KdsD — MSQQQPDFDFQQAGKAVLRIEREGLEQLDQYINDDFSRACAMIFACRGKVVVMGMGKSGHIGKKMAATFASTGTPSFFVHPGEASHGDLGMVSTNDVVIAISNSGESGEILALIPVLKRQKVQLICITGRPESAMSRAADVHLCVNVPQEACPLGLAPTTSTTATLVMGDALAVALLEARGFTQEDFALSHPGGALGRKLLLHVSDIMHSGDEIPHVSRDASMRDALLEITRKNLGLTVIVDDLMKIEGIFTDGDLRRVFDMGINFQTARIQDVMTSGGIRVRPNMLAVDALNLMQNKNITALLVADDDRLLGVVHMHDMLRAGVV; from the coding sequence ATGTCACAACAGCAACCGGATTTCGATTTTCAGCAGGCAGGTAAAGCGGTGCTGCGCATCGAACGTGAAGGGCTGGAGCAGCTTGATCAATACATCAATGACGATTTCAGTCGCGCCTGCGCAATGATATTTGCCTGTCGCGGCAAAGTGGTCGTGATGGGCATGGGCAAATCGGGACACATTGGTAAAAAAATGGCCGCGACCTTTGCCAGTACCGGTACGCCATCATTCTTTGTGCACCCCGGAGAAGCCAGCCACGGCGATCTCGGTATGGTAAGCACCAATGACGTGGTCATCGCCATTTCCAATAGCGGCGAGTCAGGTGAAATCCTTGCGCTGATTCCGGTGCTAAAGCGCCAAAAAGTCCAGCTGATTTGTATCACGGGCCGCCCGGAAAGCGCGATGAGCCGCGCAGCTGATGTGCACCTGTGTGTGAACGTGCCGCAGGAAGCCTGTCCGCTGGGCTTGGCACCGACCACCAGCACCACCGCCACCTTAGTCATGGGCGATGCGCTTGCCGTCGCTCTGCTGGAAGCGCGTGGATTTACGCAGGAAGATTTTGCGCTGTCGCATCCCGGTGGCGCGTTGGGGCGTAAACTGCTGTTGCACGTCAGCGATATCATGCACAGCGGCGATGAAATCCCGCACGTCAGTCGTGACGCGTCAATGCGTGATGCATTACTGGAAATTACGCGTAAGAATCTCGGCTTGACGGTCATCGTCGATGATCTGATGAAAATTGAAGGCATCTTCACCGATGGGGACTTACGTCGCGTGTTTGATATGGGCATCAATTTCCAGACGGCCCGCATCCAGGATGTGATGACCAGCGGCGGCATTCGCGTGCGTCCAAATATGCTGGCGGTTGACGCACTTAATCTGATGCAAAACAAAAACATTACCGCCCTGCTGGTCGCCGATGACGATCGCCTGCTCGGTGTGGTACATATGCATGACATGCTACGCGCTGGCGTAGTCTGA
- the lptC gene encoding LPS export ABC transporter periplasmic protein LptC: MSKSRRWMTLILALIALVLIGWNLTNQDDNKTPVATNNQEPTYTSEKSNTVVYNPTGALGYKLVSDKVTYFSADEVSWFDNPVMTTYDENKVPTWSARADKAKLTKDRMLYLYGNVVVNTLTQDSQLERILTDNAQVNLVTQDVTSDDKVTLFGRSFNSTGMKMRGNLRTKNAELLEKVKTSYEIQNEPKQP; the protein is encoded by the coding sequence ATGAGTAAGAGCAGGCGTTGGATGACGCTGATTCTGGCCCTGATCGCGTTGGTGCTGATCGGCTGGAATCTCACCAACCAGGATGACAACAAAACGCCGGTGGCGACGAACAATCAAGAGCCAACGTATACCAGCGAAAAATCCAATACTGTGGTGTATAACCCCACGGGCGCACTGGGTTATAAGCTGGTGTCAGATAAAGTGACCTACTTTTCAGCCGATGAGGTAAGTTGGTTCGATAATCCGGTGATGACCACCTATGACGAAAACAAAGTGCCGACGTGGTCAGCGCGTGCTGACAAGGCAAAGCTGACTAAAGATCGTATGCTTTACCTTTACGGCAATGTCGTCGTCAATACGTTGACCCAGGATTCACAGCTTGAGCGCATTCTTACCGATAACGCTCAGGTAAATTTGGTCACCCAGGACGTGACGTCTGACGATAAAGTCACCCTTTTTGGCCGCAGTTTTAATTCCACTGGCATGAAAATGCGCGGCAATTTACGGACGAAAAATGCTGAGCTGCTTGAAAAGGTCAAAACTTCCTATGAAATCCAAAATGAACCAAAACAGCCTTAA
- the rpoN gene encoding RNA polymerase factor sigma-54, producing the protein MKQGLQLRLSQQLAMTPQLQQAIRLLQLSTLELQQELQLALESNPLLEQTDLHEEVDAREFQDQESDSLDTREALEQKDMPEELPLDATWDEIYTAGTPSGTGTDYQDDELPIYQGETTQSLQDYLMWQVELTPFSDTDRAIATSIVDAIDDTGYLTVTIQDIYDSIGDEELTLEEVEAVLKRVQRFDPVGVGARDLRDCLLVQLSQYSSETPMLAEARLIVSEHLDLLANHDFRSLMRVTRLKEEILKDAMLLIQSLDPRPGQSINTSEPEYVIPDVLVRKISKRWTVELNSDSMPRLKINQQYAAMGGAGRNESDNQFIRSNLQEAKWLIKSLESRNDTLLKVTRCIVEQQQAFFEQGEEYMRPMVLADIAQAVDMHESTISRVTTQKYLHSPRGIFELKYFFSSHVNTEGGGEASSTAIRALVKKLISAENPAKPLSDSKLTSMLSEQGIMVARRTVAKYRESLSIPPSNQRKQLV; encoded by the coding sequence ATGAAGCAAGGTTTGCAACTCAGGCTCAGCCAACAGCTGGCGATGACACCACAGTTGCAGCAAGCTATCCGCTTGCTGCAACTCTCTACGCTTGAACTCCAGCAAGAACTCCAACTGGCGCTGGAAAGCAATCCGCTGCTTGAACAAACCGATCTGCATGAAGAAGTCGATGCGCGCGAATTTCAGGATCAGGAAAGTGATTCACTAGATACGCGTGAAGCACTTGAACAGAAAGATATGCCCGAAGAGTTGCCGCTCGATGCCACCTGGGACGAAATCTACACCGCGGGAACCCCTTCAGGCACAGGTACCGACTACCAGGACGATGAGCTGCCGATCTATCAAGGCGAAACCACCCAATCGCTGCAGGATTATCTGATGTGGCAGGTTGAGTTAACGCCTTTTAGCGATACGGACCGCGCGATTGCCACCTCGATTGTCGATGCCATTGACGATACCGGTTATCTCACCGTCACTATACAAGACATTTATGACAGTATTGGTGATGAAGAGTTGACACTGGAAGAAGTCGAAGCCGTGCTTAAGCGCGTGCAACGTTTCGATCCCGTTGGCGTAGGTGCGCGCGACTTACGTGATTGTCTGTTAGTACAGCTCTCTCAATATTCGTCCGAAACACCTATGCTGGCGGAAGCCCGTTTGATTGTCAGCGAGCATCTCGATCTGTTGGCTAACCATGATTTCCGCAGTCTGATGCGCGTGACGCGTCTCAAAGAAGAGATACTGAAAGACGCGATGCTGCTGATTCAGTCGCTCGATCCGCGTCCGGGTCAATCGATCAACACCAGCGAACCAGAATATGTTATTCCTGATGTTCTGGTGCGCAAAATCAGCAAGCGCTGGACAGTTGAACTCAACTCAGACAGCATGCCGCGCCTGAAAATCAACCAGCAGTATGCTGCGATGGGCGGTGCCGGACGTAACGAAAGCGATAATCAGTTTATCCGCAGTAATTTGCAGGAAGCCAAATGGCTGATTAAGAGCCTCGAGAGCCGTAACGATACGCTGCTCAAAGTGACACGCTGTATCGTTGAGCAACAGCAGGCATTTTTTGAGCAGGGCGAGGAGTATATGCGCCCGATGGTGCTGGCAGATATCGCCCAGGCCGTTGATATGCACGAGTCCACCATTTCACGCGTGACCACGCAGAAATACTTGCACAGTCCGCGCGGCATCTTTGAGTTGAAATATTTTTTCTCCAGCCACGTCAACACCGAGGGCGGCGGCGAAGCCTCCTCCACGGCGATTCGCGCACTGGTGAAAAAATTGATCTCCGCGGAAAATCCCGCAAAACCCTTGAGCGACAGCAAACTGACCTCCATGTTATCTGAACAGGGCATCATGGTAGCGCGACGTACGGTTGCTAAATATCGCGAGTCTTTATCTATACCGCCATCAAACCAGCGCAAACAATTGGTTTGA